GTTGACGCGGCCGCCGGCGGGGCGCGAAACTCCCCCGAACACCTACGGGGGAGAGCATGAAACGCTTCATCGCCCATCACGAGCTCGCGCGTGACAGCCGTTTCATCCGGCAGGACAACATCGCGGCCACCGTGCTGTCGACCCTGCCCGACGACGTGGACAAGGTCGTCGAGATGTTCGACCGACTCACTCCGATCATCGAGGTCTCGGTGCGCGGCACCGCGGCCGAGCCGCTCTACGAGGAGTACGGTCCGGCGTTCGGCCTGGTCACGCTGAACGAGCCACTCAAGCACGACGACCCCGCGGTCACCACGCGGCTCTTGCTGCGCATGCACGGCATCTTCGTCGGCGAGTTACAGGCGCTCGAGGGCGCCGGCCGCTCGCTCTGGGATTTCCCCGAGGCGCCATGGGAGTTCAAGATGAACATGGCGCGCCAGTGCTGGGACGAGGCGCGCCACGTCCAGATCTACGAGAAGCTGCTCGTGCACTGCGGCGGCAGCGTCGGAATGTTCCCGGAGTCGAGCTTCCTGTTCGAGTGCGCCTGCTCCGACGATCCCGCGCTGCGCGTGGCCGGAGTGAATCGCGGCCTCGAGGGACTCGCGTGCGACGTGTTCCGCGACATGATCCGATACGCCCAGCAGTCCGGCGACGAGAAGATGCAGCAGGCCGTCGACTACGTGCTCGCCGACGAGCTCACTCACGTGCGCTTCGGCAGTGAGTGGGTCAAGGAGTTCACCAAGAACGACCCCGCGCGCTTCGAGGCGGCGCAGGAGTTCCGGCGCCAGGTCGACAAGCAGTTCAGCTTCGGCGGCTCGCGCTCGGACCGCGAGGACGCGGCGATCCGCATCGCGCGCGAGGACCGGATCGAGGCCGGCTTCACCGAGCAGGAGCTCGAGGAGCTGACCACGATCTCGGCGGGCGGGCCCTCGCGCGAGACCCTGCGCAAGGCGGCCGAGATGCTGCGCATGAAGCACCTGGCGCGGAAGGCCGCGGCGGAGAAGCGGGCATGAGCGACACCCGGCTCTACCCCGGCACCGGCAAGGACGAGCGCACCACGTTCGCGCCCTATTCGGCCTTCGAGATCCCGGCCGACCTGCGCGAGCTGCACGGGCGCTACGACGTCGAGTCGATGGCCCGCCGCGTGCGGAATTTCCGCTACGCGGAAGAGTGGATCATGATGGCCATGGGCGGCTGGGTGGCCACGATCCCCGAGATCCCCGTGAAGACCGGGCTCGGCAAGATCATCTGGGAGTCCGCCCAGGCCGCCGACGCGCTGGGCAAGCGCCTGCCGGAGCTGCGCTGCGGCCGGAAGGCCGTGGCGGCCTCCGAGTCCGCGAACCAGGGCTTCGCCGACTTCGTCCAGGCCGTGACCGAGCCGGAGCGCCCGGACCAGACGATCGAGAAGCTGGTCGGGGTGTTCGACGTGCTGAAGCCGCACCTGGTCGAGGTCTACGAGCGCACCATGCGCGAGACCGACCAGATCGCCGACGCGCCCACGATCGAGATCCTGGACGAGGTGGTGCGGAAGTCCCGGCGGCACCTGGCGTGGGCCCAGGAGGTCCTGGACCGGCTGTGCGACACCGACGCCCGCCGCGAGCGGCGCCGGACCCGCGCGGCCAGCCTGCGGGCCAGGCTGATCGCCTGCGGGGGCGTCACGGGCGACATGGCGGCCGGCTCGGCCTGAGCGGCCCCCAGGCCCCGCCAAACCCCACGGGAAATTTCCCACAAAGCACACCCGCCGCTGGTATCCTCACGGGCATGAAGAAGGCCGCGCTTCTCGCCGTCGGGGCGTGCGTTTTGGCTTTGGGACGACTCGCGAGCGCTGGGTCGATCGGAACGCCCCCGCCGAGCGACTTCTCGGTCGTGGTGACGTCCAGCGCCGGGGGCGACCCGTTGAGCGTGCATCCCCCCCTGGCCTCCAATGGCGATGGCTCGTTCTCGGGTACGGCCATGGGCACGACCTCGAGCTTCCTTTTCTCGTCGACGTACACCGTGAACGCCGATCCGACGATCTCCGGCTCGTTCTCGCTCACGAACTTGAGCTCCTCGACCCAGCTCTTCAGCGTGAGCGCGACCATCTCCGGGGTGCCGCTCGCGGGACCGACCTCGTTCACCGGCACCTACTTCGAATCGACCTACTCGGACGACAACTCCGACGGCTCCGTGAGCTTCGCCTCCCCGACGCTGGCCATGCCGGGCACTCAGGCCTTCATGAAGGGCCTGATCGACGCCGCGGCCGTGGGCCAGATCGGCGCCTTCAACGACCTCGCCACGGGCGACGCGCAGATCTCCGGGACTCAAGGCCCGGAGACCTTCTCCGGGTCCGGTCCGGGAGTGACTTCCTCGATCGGGGTGGCTTTCGCCTTCAGCGTGTCTCCCGGAGACCGCGTTCAAGTCCCGTTCGAATTCGACGTCGTACCGGAACCGGACGGAATCGCGACCTTCGCCATGGGATTCGCACTGTTTCTTTGCACATTTGCGCAAAAAAGAGCTTCCAGTTCGAAATGAGGGTCTGGTAGGATTCGGCCCACGGGTGAGGTTGCTGCACACCTCGTCTGGCGCGCGCAAACGCATCATGCGCGTGAAAATCGGAGGGAAACCATGGACGTGAGGGGGCTGCGAAGGGCACTGATCGGACTCAGTGCCGCAGTGGCGGTCGTCGTGGGAACCAGCGCCAACGCCGCACCGGTCGTCGGTGTGACCATCGACTCGGCGGACGCGGCAACGGGCATCGCGAACGGTCACTACGCGGTCGATCTCGAGACCACCGCCAACGGCGACGGGAGTTACGGTCTCTCGGGCCTGGGCTACGACACGGGGTTCCAGTGCAACTGGGATCTCACGGTCAATCCCGACCCGCAGATCACCAGCTCGTTCACGCTGATGAACCTGTCGCCGAACCCTACGAACTTCACCATGACCATCACGCTGCCGATCGCGGCCATCGGCCCGAACACGGTTCGCGGCGGTTACTACGGCGATCCGGTCACCGGTACGACTTACACGGACACGAGCGGCGACGCGAACGTGACTCTGGCGAGCGTCGGTGCCTTCTACACGGCGCTGGTCAACAACGTGGTGTCGATGTCACTCGGTTCCTTCAGCCAGAACGCGAACGGCGGCGCGGGCATCCAGGGCAACCTCTCGCAGCAGTCTTGGGGCACGCCGATCCCGAGCGCTCCGTTCGGCGCGGCGACCGGCAACATGGTGATCAAGTGGAGCTTCAGCCTGACCGGCGGCGACCAGGTCCAGACCAAGGGCTTCTTCCAGGTCGAGGCCCCGGAGCCGAGCACGGTGCTGCTGGGCCTCCTGGCCCTCGGCGGCCTGGCCCTCGCCCGCAAGCGCGCCTGAAGTCAGTCCAGCCCGAATCACCATCGAACGCCGCGTTCTTCGGAACGCGGCGTTCGCGCTTTCTGCAGAAAGTTGCACGTAGGCCTGCCCATCCCTGGTAGGATTCTGACTACGGGTGGATGTTGGGAAGGTCCCCCGTGCGCACAGCGCATCCTGTGCGGGAACCGGTGCGGAGCTTGGAGGGAGACCAATGGGCGCAAGGGGACTGCGAAGGGCACTCGTGTGTGCCGCCGTCGGTGTGTGCGTTGCGAGCATCGCTCACGCCGCGCCGGTGGTGGGCGTGACCATCGACTCGGCCGACGCCGCGACCGGCGCTGCCACGGGTCACTACGCGATCGATCTCGAGACCGCCGCCAACGGCGACGGTACCTACGGTCTGTCGGGCCTCGGCTACGACGCGGGGTTCCAGTGCAACTGGGATCTCACGGTCAATCCCGACCCACAGATCACCAGCACGTTCACGCTCTTGAACCTGTCAGGGAACACCCAGAACTTCACCATGACCATCACGCTGCCGATCGCGACCATCAGCCCGAACACGGTGCGCGGCGGTTACTTCGGCGATGGGGTCACCGGCACGACGTTCACCGACACGAGCGGCAATGGCAACGTGACTCTGTCGAGCGTCGGCTTCTTCTACACGGCGCTGGTGAACAACGTCGTGTCGCAGAGCCTGGGCACGTTCAGCCAGAGCTCGAGCACGTCGGCCAGCCTGCCGCAGCAAGCGTGGGGCACGCCGATCCCGAGCCAGGCATTCGGCGCGGCGACCACCAACATGCAGATCGTGTGGAGCTTCAGCCTGACCGGCGGCGACCAGGTCCAGACCAAGGGCTTCTTCCAGGTCGAGACCCCGGAGCCGAGCACGGTGTTGCTGAGCCTCCTGGCGCTCGGCGGACTGGCGACCGCCCGCAAGCTCCGCCGCTAGTCACTCGCCCGTCTGAGTCACTTTCGAACGCCGCGTTCTCCGGAACGCGGCGTTCGTGCGTTCAGGACAGCCAGCGGCCGAGCGGCGTGCCGAACAAGAAGCGGATCAGCTTCTTCATGCCCTGGTCCTTGGCCTCGCCGTACGGATAGTGAGTCGCGGCCTGCCGGCCGCCCCAGCGGTCGCGGATGATGGGCAGCGCCTGGGTGTAGCCGCGCAAGCCGTCGCGGCCGTGCACGTGACCGACGCCGCTCTGCTTGCGCCCCCCGAACGGCGCCTCGGGGACGCCGTAGGTCATGGTGAGGTCGTTGATGCACACGCTGCCGGAGTCGATGCGGCGGGCGAGCTCGCCGGCCAGACGCGCGTCGCGCGTCCACACGTTGGCGCCCAGGCCGTAGCTCGTGTCGTTGGCACGCGCGATCGCCTCGTCGAGGTCGCGCACGCGCACGATCGGCAGCACCGGCCCGAAGTTCTCCTCGCGCATCAGCGCCATGTCGTCGCGCACGCCGACCAGCACCGTGGGCTCGAAGAAGTGGCCTTTGAGCCGCGGGTTCCGTCGGCCGCCCACGAGCGCGGTGGCGCCGCCTGCGATCGCCTCGTCGACCTGGCGCGCCACGATCTCGAGCTGGCGCGGCCAGAACATGGCCCCCACGTCGAACTCGCCCGAGGCCTCCTGGCGCAGGGCCTTCGTGCGGGCCACGACCTTTTCGATGAACCGGTCCGCGACCTCCTCCACCACGTAGACCCGCTCGGTGCCGCAGCAGAACTGGCCGGAGTTCAGGAAGCCGCCGGCGATCGCGCCGCCCGCGGCGGCGTCGAGATCGGCGTCGGCGCACACGATCATCGGGTCCTTGCCGCCGAGCTCGAGCGTGCACGGGATCAGCCGCTCGGCGCAGGCGACCGCCACGCGCCGGCCGGTGGCCACGCTGCCGGTGAACGAGATCTTGTCGACCCCCGCCTCGCACAGCGCGGCGCCGGTCTCGCCATCGCCCACCAGGAGCTCGAGCACGCCCTCGGGCAGCCCGGCCTCGCGGAACAGGTCGGCGACGATCCGGCCCGAGAACGGAGTCACCTCCGAGGGCTTGAGCAGCACCGCGTTCCCGGCGAGCAGGGCCTGCACGGTCGGGTCGAGCGACAGGATCACCGGCCCGTTCCAGGGGCTGATCACGCCCACCACGCCCAGCGGCCGGTAGGCGATCTCGAGCTTCTTGGTGAAGCGCAAAAGCCCGTGCAGCGGCACGCGCTCGGTGCGCAGCAATGCCGGCGCGCGCTTGGACCAGTAGGTCATCGAGTCACAGGCGGCGAAGACCTCCATCATGCGGGCTTCGGTCGCGGGCTTGCCGGACTCACGCACCACGACCTCGACGATCCGGTCCTGCTTCTCGATCAAGAGGCCCAGCGCGCGCTGCACGTAGCGCACGCGCTCGCCGACGCTCTGCGCCGCCCAGGCGGGCTGCGCCTTGCGCGCGCGCTCGAGCGCGGCGCGCACGTCGGAGGCGTTCTGGACCTCGATCTCGCCGATCGGCTCGCCGGTCACGGGGCTCGAGATCGCCAGGCGCCGGCGCGCGCCCGGGGCGACTTCGACGGGTGTCACGATGGCCATACGCGCGCGAGTGTACCATCGGCCCGTGGTCGAGATTTTCTTCCTGTGCGCGCGGCGCGCCGACCTGTCACACCTGGCGTATTCGGCGCACCTGCTCGAGCGGCACGCCCCGCTCGCCCTGCAGCACCACCCGCGGCTGCGGGGCTACACCGTGTACGACGTGGAGGAGGCGCTGCCGCCCGCCGAGCCGATCGACAGCGTGAACGCGCTGGCCTTCGACTCACTCCAGGACTACGAGCGAGGTCTGTACGCCTCGGTCGAGGGCGAGCGCCTGGTGAGCGAGGACCACGCGCGCTTCCTGGGCGGCGCCTCGGGCTACGCCGGCCACCTGCGCGTCTTGCACGACTCCGGTCCCGCCCCCGCGCACTGGCTGTGCGCGCTGCGCCGGCGCGCGGGCCTGGATGCCCAGCGCTTCAGCGCGGAGCTCGTGCCCGAGCTGCTCGCGGGCCAGCCCGCGGCCACGCGCGTGGCCCTGCTCGAGGTCGAGCGCCGGCTCTTTCCCGACGCTGCGCCCGAGTGGGACGCCTTCCTGTGCCTGGGCTTCGCCGACGCCGCGCGCCGGCCGGTGCACCCGTTCGCCTCGCCCGACTGCGCCATGTCGCTGCGCAAGGCGGCCGCGGCGCTGTGCGCGGCCAGCGCGCTCTGGCGCGCGCAGGCGCACGTGCTGCGCCGCGCGGGCTAGGATGGGCCATGGCGCAGCGCCCGCACATCGATCTCGTCGACCCCGCGAGCTTCGCGAACGGCCAGCCGCACGATCAGTTCCAGTGGCTGCGCGAGCACGACCCGGTGCACTGGCACGCGGAGCGCGACGGGCCCGGCTTCTTCGCCGTCACCCGCCACGCCGACGTGACCGCGGTGGGCCGTGACTCGGCGACCTTCTCCTCGACCCACACGATCCTGATCCAGGACCCGCCGCCGGGGACCGAGCTCGACTTCGGCGAGTCGGGAATGATGCTCACCATGGACCCGCCGAAACACACCCGCTACCGGCGGATCGTGAGCCGCGAGTTCACGCCGCGCGCATCGGCGGCGCTGGGCCCGCGCATCGGAGAGCTCGCCAAGCAGATCATCGACGCGGTGATCGAACGCGGCGAGTGCGACCTGGTGGACGACATCGCGGGCGAGCTCCCGTCGTACGTGATCGCCGAGCTCTTGGGCATCCCGCTCGACGACGGACGCGAGCTGTACCGGCTCACCGAGGCCATCCACGCCGCGCCCGAGTCACTGCCGCCCGGTGCCGCGGGCGCGGCGGCCATGCAGATGTTCCAGTACGCCCAGGGCGTGATCCGCGAGAAGCGCGCGCGCCCGGGCGCGGACCTGGCGACCAAGATCCTGAACGCCGAGGTCGACGGCCAGCGCTTCACGGAGATCGACTTCCAGCTGTTCTTCCTGCTCCTGGTCGACGCCGGCGGAGACACCACGCGCAACCTCGTGGGCGGGGGCATGCTGGCGCTGTTCGAGCACCCCGAGCAGCGTGCGCAGCTCGCCGCTCGGCTCGACTCACTCCTGCCGGGCGCGGTCGAGGAGATGCTGCGCTGGGTGTCTCCGGTGGTCTACATGCGCCGCACCGCCACGCGCGACGCCGAGCTCGCAGGCACGAAGATCCGCAAGGGCCAGAAGGTGGTCATGTACTACGGCTCGGCGAACCGCGACCCGCGCGCGTTCGCCGACCCGGAGCGCTTCGACGTCTCGCGCGATCCCAACCCGCACGTGGCGTTCGGCGGCGGCGGCGCTCACTTCTGCCTGGGCGCGCACATCGCGCGCATCGAGATCGAGGCCATGCTGCGCGAGATCTTGCGCCGCATTCCCGACGTCGAGCCGGCCGGCCCCACCGAGTGGCTGCCCTCGACCTTCATCTCGGGCCCCAAGCACATGCCGGTCCGGTTCAGGCCGAAGTCACTTCGCTAGCTGGTGCAGCCGGGCCGGGTTGTCGACCAGCACCTGCTGGATCTGCGCCTCGCTCGCGCCGCAGTCGCGCAGCCAGGGCACCACGTGCTCGAGCACGTGGGCGTAGCCCCAGCCGCCGAAGGCCTTGTAACAGGTCTTCCAGCCGATCTCGTTGCCGATCAGCACGCGGTCGGCGTGACCGGCTTCGAGCAGCCGCATCACGGCGTCGATCTCCTCCTTGTCGCGCGGGAACGCGCGGCCCGGACCGACGATCTCGTAGTACTCCTCGTGCCCGAAGTGGTCGTACGACACGAAGCCCAGCCCGCGCCGCAGCACGTGCCGGGCCACGTCCGCCGAGTAGAAGCCCATGTGCGAGAGATACACCTTGGACAGGTCCGCACCCTCGGCCTCGAGCAGGTCGAGATAGAAGTCGAGGTGGTGCTTGGGTGTCTCGCGCGAGCCGTGGGTGCCACCGTTGGGGTGCACGGTGAGCGACGCGCCGGTGCGCGCCTGCGCCCGCGCGGCCCCGCGCAGCACCTTCTCCTCGCCCGGCAGGCACGGCACGTCGGGCATGCCGCTGCAGCCGATCTCGCCGATGTTGCCGGCGCGCACGCCGCTGTCGCCGATGCCCTCCGTGAGCTCGCGCACCATGGCGTCGGCCAGCGCGCCGACGTCGAGCGCTGCGACCTCGGGCGGGTGACTCGCCTCGGTGTAGAAGCCGGTCGACGCGATCACGTGCAGGCCGGTCGCGCGCG
The window above is part of the Myxococcota bacterium genome. Proteins encoded here:
- a CDS encoding aldehyde dehydrogenase family protein, encoding MAIVTPVEVAPGARRRLAISSPVTGEPIGEIEVQNASDVRAALERARKAQPAWAAQSVGERVRYVQRALGLLIEKQDRIVEVVVRESGKPATEARMMEVFAACDSMTYWSKRAPALLRTERVPLHGLLRFTKKLEIAYRPLGVVGVISPWNGPVILSLDPTVQALLAGNAVLLKPSEVTPFSGRIVADLFREAGLPEGVLELLVGDGETGAALCEAGVDKISFTGSVATGRRVAVACAERLIPCTLELGGKDPMIVCADADLDAAAGGAIAGGFLNSGQFCCGTERVYVVEEVADRFIEKVVARTKALRQEASGEFDVGAMFWPRQLEIVARQVDEAIAGGATALVGGRRNPRLKGHFFEPTVLVGVRDDMALMREENFGPVLPIVRVRDLDEAIARANDTSYGLGANVWTRDARLAGELARRIDSGSVCINDLTMTYGVPEAPFGGRKQSGVGHVHGRDGLRGYTQALPIIRDRWGGRQAATHYPYGEAKDQGMKKLIRFLFGTPLGRWLS
- a CDS encoding PEP-CTERM sorting domain-containing protein (PEP-CTERM proteins occur, often in large numbers, in the proteomes of bacteria that also encode an exosortase, a predicted intramembrane cysteine proteinase. The presence of a PEP-CTERM domain at a protein's C-terminus predicts cleavage within the sorting domain, followed by covalent anchoring to some some component of the (usually Gram-negative) cell surface. Many PEP-CTERM proteins exhibit an unusual sequence composition that includes large numbers of potential glycosylation sites. Expression of one such protein has been shown restore the ability of a bacterium to form floc, a type of biofilm.), giving the protein MCAAVGVCVASIAHAAPVVGVTIDSADAATGAATGHYAIDLETAANGDGTYGLSGLGYDAGFQCNWDLTVNPDPQITSTFTLLNLSGNTQNFTMTITLPIATISPNTVRGGYFGDGVTGTTFTDTSGNGNVTLSSVGFFYTALVNNVVSQSLGTFSQSSSTSASLPQQAWGTPIPSQAFGAATTNMQIVWSFSLTGGDQVQTKGFFQVETPEPSTVLLSLLALGGLATARKLRR
- a CDS encoding PEP-CTERM sorting domain-containing protein — encoded protein: MAVVVGTSANAAPVVGVTIDSADAATGIANGHYAVDLETTANGDGSYGLSGLGYDTGFQCNWDLTVNPDPQITSSFTLMNLSPNPTNFTMTITLPIAAIGPNTVRGGYYGDPVTGTTYTDTSGDANVTLASVGAFYTALVNNVVSMSLGSFSQNANGGAGIQGNLSQQSWGTPIPSAPFGAATGNMVIKWSFSLTGGDQVQTKGFFQVEAPEPSTVLLGLLALGGLALARKRA
- a CDS encoding DUF455 family protein, with translation MKRFIAHHELARDSRFIRQDNIAATVLSTLPDDVDKVVEMFDRLTPIIEVSVRGTAAEPLYEEYGPAFGLVTLNEPLKHDDPAVTTRLLLRMHGIFVGELQALEGAGRSLWDFPEAPWEFKMNMARQCWDEARHVQIYEKLLVHCGGSVGMFPESSFLFECACSDDPALRVAGVNRGLEGLACDVFRDMIRYAQQSGDEKMQQAVDYVLADELTHVRFGSEWVKEFTKNDPARFEAAQEFRRQVDKQFSFGGSRSDREDAAIRIAREDRIEAGFTEQELEELTTISAGGPSRETLRKAAEMLRMKHLARKAAAEKRA
- a CDS encoding EthD domain-containing protein, giving the protein MVEIFFLCARRADLSHLAYSAHLLERHAPLALQHHPRLRGYTVYDVEEALPPAEPIDSVNALAFDSLQDYERGLYASVEGERLVSEDHARFLGGASGYAGHLRVLHDSGPAPAHWLCALRRRAGLDAQRFSAELVPELLAGQPAATRVALLEVERRLFPDAAPEWDAFLCLGFADAARRPVHPFASPDCAMSLRKAAAALCAASALWRAQAHVLRRAG
- a CDS encoding cytochrome P450, coding for MAQRPHIDLVDPASFANGQPHDQFQWLREHDPVHWHAERDGPGFFAVTRHADVTAVGRDSATFSSTHTILIQDPPPGTELDFGESGMMLTMDPPKHTRYRRIVSREFTPRASAALGPRIGELAKQIIDAVIERGECDLVDDIAGELPSYVIAELLGIPLDDGRELYRLTEAIHAAPESLPPGAAGAAAMQMFQYAQGVIREKRARPGADLATKILNAEVDGQRFTEIDFQLFFLLLVDAGGDTTRNLVGGGMLALFEHPEQRAQLAARLDSLLPGAVEEMLRWVSPVVYMRRTATRDAELAGTKIRKGQKVVMYYGSANRDPRAFADPERFDVSRDPNPHVAFGGGGAHFCLGAHIARIEIEAMLREILRRIPDVEPAGPTEWLPSTFISGPKHMPVRFRPKSLR